In Candidatus Paceibacterota bacterium, one DNA window encodes the following:
- a CDS encoding serine hydrolase domain-containing protein: MTLSAHAAFDRAETLTPKLDALFQDYNQPGSPGASVMVIHRGKVLAAKGYGLANIEEKTPCDPETNFRLASVTKQFTAMSVLILAERKKLSLDEHLTDIMPEFPAYGREITLRHLLNHTSGLLDYEDLIPKGTEIPVLDRDVLRLLMQQDKTYFSPGTKYRYSNSAYALLALVVEQRSGNTFAHFLRQNIFRPLRMTSTLAYERGLSVVPNRAYGYSSDAGRFKRTDQNLTSSVLGDGGIYSSVTDLCRWDQALYTDKLVSKRTLKLAFTPGPVTDRPDTSYGFGWYVTQYRGMREIYHSGTSVGFTTRLARFPEREFTVIILTNRDEANIAELPHRIADLYLPEAK; the protein is encoded by the coding sequence ATGACGCTATCGGCCCATGCCGCCTTTGACCGAGCTGAGACGCTGACGCCCAAGCTCGATGCTTTGTTCCAGGACTATAACCAACCCGGTTCGCCCGGTGCCAGCGTAATGGTTATCCATCGCGGGAAGGTGTTGGCGGCCAAGGGCTACGGCCTGGCTAATATCGAGGAGAAGACCCCTTGCGATCCCGAAACGAACTTCCGTCTCGCCTCGGTCACCAAACAATTTACCGCCATGTCGGTGCTGATCCTGGCCGAGCGCAAGAAGCTCTCGCTCGACGAGCATTTGACCGACATCATGCCTGAGTTCCCGGCCTATGGACGCGAGATCACCTTGCGCCACCTGCTGAATCACACTTCGGGCCTGCTCGACTACGAGGATCTCATCCCCAAGGGCACGGAGATCCCGGTGCTCGACCGCGACGTGTTGCGGCTGTTGATGCAACAGGACAAGACCTACTTTTCGCCTGGAACCAAATACCGCTACAGTAATTCGGCCTACGCGCTCCTGGCGCTGGTAGTGGAACAGCGCTCGGGCAACACGTTTGCTCACTTCTTGCGGCAGAACATCTTCCGCCCGTTGCGCATGACCAGCACTCTGGCCTACGAACGCGGTCTCTCGGTGGTCCCCAACCGCGCTTACGGCTACTCGTCCGACGCGGGCCGCTTCAAGCGCACCGACCAAAACCTGACCAGCTCCGTGTTGGGGGATGGCGGCATCTACTCGTCGGTTACCGACCTCTGCAGGTGGGACCAGGCCCTCTATACCGACAAGCTCGTGAGCAAGAGAACGCTCAAGCTCGCCTTTACCCCGGGCCCTGTCACCGACCGGCCAGACACTTCCTACGGCTTCGGTTGGTATGTCACGCAGTACCGCGGAATGCGGGAAATCTACCATAGCGGCACCAGCGTGGGCTTCACCACGCGGCTTGCGCGCTTCCCAGAGCGGGAGTTCACCGTTATCATCCTTACAAACCGCGATGAAGCCAACATCGCTGAATTACCCCACCGGATAGCCGACTTGTATTTGCCTGAGGCGAAGTAG
- a CDS encoding vitamin B12-dependent ribonucleotide reductase, translating to MIVASEHALTDAPSHSRRRPGTITTARSPKSAAPGGRKSLPIQRTFSQPGVSPFDQVEWERRTAEITDDAGKVIFKQENVEVPKAWSPLATKVVVAKYFYGEQGTAERETSVRQLIHRICRTTADWGVKDGYFTKSGGEVFYDELTWLCLNQYGAFNSPVWFNVGLYHHYQIGNASSRGNWYCNPRTGRAERAKTQYEYPQCSACFIQSVQDNMESIMHLAYSEAMLFKFGSGTGTDLSPIRSSKEKLSGGGRPSGPLSFLKVYDQVANVVKSGGKTRRAAKMNTLRDWHGDIEEFIEAKMKEEKKAWALIEQGYDGSYNGDAYGSVMYQNENLSVRVSDAFMTAAQEGREWWTRAVTTGKPLEKKDASALLHKIAEGAWVCGDPGLQYDGAIQKWHTCKGTEPIHSTNPCSEYVFLNNTACNLASLNLMKFKREDGVFDVEAFKAAVGIFITAQEILVDNASYPTREIAENSHIFRTLGLGYANLGSLIMSYGLSYDSDEGRALAGAIAALMTGHAYEQSAQIASVMGPFKGYRDARCAHVTSPQAEDNVESMLSVIQQHLEAVEQIQPSQEFDYLKNEARKTWEQTLVRGRASGYRNAQVTVLAPTGTIAFLMDCDTTGIEPDIALVKYKLLAGGGMLNIVNRTVPEALRRLGYGAPESERIIAHIKKYDTIEDVVEGGKTTKSGLKPEHLPVFDCAFKPYRGQRSIHYLGHLRMMAAVQPFISGAISKTVNMPNESTVEDIRDAYVQAWKMGLKCVAIYRDGSKRSQPLNTKRTSEGGDKAPTADVSVLEARVKDLEAEVTDLAAQAGKPLRRRLSDTRTAITHKFDIAGHEGYLTVGLFESGQPGELFITMAKEGSTIGGLMDGIGTLTSLALQYGVPLEALVRKFAHVRFEPSGFTKNPDIRNAASITDYVFRWMAVQFVPGFREANSPNRNQPELAIPGLQEEVKKKVNRPVPDLAIAEDTEIVDKNPAHGGNGKGHSTAKPTPPERSVKTISDSVAHFQQDAPACPNCGHVTVRNGACYKCLNCGESLGCS from the coding sequence ATGATTGTCGCTAGCGAACATGCTTTGACCGATGCGCCCTCCCACAGCCGACGCCGGCCTGGGACTATCACCACAGCGCGCTCACCCAAGAGCGCTGCTCCAGGGGGGAGAAAATCGCTCCCTATTCAGCGGACTTTCAGCCAGCCAGGAGTGAGTCCATTCGACCAGGTCGAGTGGGAGCGCCGGACCGCTGAAATAACCGACGATGCCGGGAAGGTCATTTTCAAGCAGGAGAACGTTGAGGTGCCTAAGGCCTGGTCGCCTCTGGCCACCAAGGTGGTTGTCGCCAAGTATTTTTACGGTGAGCAAGGCACAGCGGAGCGAGAAACCTCCGTGCGCCAGCTTATTCATCGCATCTGCCGCACCACAGCGGATTGGGGGGTCAAGGACGGCTACTTCACTAAGTCTGGCGGCGAGGTCTTTTACGATGAGCTGACCTGGCTGTGCTTAAACCAGTACGGGGCGTTTAATTCGCCGGTTTGGTTCAATGTCGGGCTCTACCACCACTACCAGATCGGCAACGCCTCGAGCCGTGGCAATTGGTACTGCAATCCCCGAACTGGCCGCGCGGAGCGGGCCAAGACGCAGTACGAGTACCCGCAATGCAGCGCCTGTTTCATTCAGTCAGTTCAGGACAACATGGAGTCTATTATGCATCTGGCCTACAGCGAGGCGATGCTCTTCAAATTCGGCTCCGGCACTGGCACGGATCTTTCCCCCATTCGCTCGAGCAAGGAGAAGCTCAGCGGCGGTGGCCGCCCCAGCGGCCCGCTTTCTTTCCTGAAGGTTTATGACCAGGTGGCGAACGTGGTGAAGTCCGGCGGCAAGACGCGCCGGGCGGCCAAGATGAACACCTTGCGTGACTGGCACGGTGACATCGAAGAGTTCATTGAGGCCAAGATGAAGGAAGAGAAGAAGGCCTGGGCGCTTATCGAACAGGGGTATGACGGCTCGTACAATGGCGATGCCTACGGCAGCGTCATGTACCAGAATGAGAACCTTTCCGTTCGAGTCAGTGATGCGTTTATGACAGCCGCCCAAGAGGGCAGGGAGTGGTGGACGCGCGCGGTTACGACCGGCAAGCCGCTGGAGAAAAAGGATGCCAGCGCTCTGCTCCACAAGATCGCTGAGGGTGCTTGGGTGTGCGGGGACCCTGGTCTGCAGTACGATGGGGCGATCCAGAAATGGCATACCTGCAAAGGCACCGAGCCGATTCACTCGACCAACCCCTGCTCGGAGTATGTCTTCCTCAACAACACGGCCTGCAACCTCGCTTCGCTGAACCTGATGAAGTTCAAGCGTGAGGATGGAGTGTTCGATGTGGAAGCATTCAAGGCGGCGGTGGGGATCTTCATTACCGCGCAGGAGATCCTCGTGGACAACGCGAGCTATCCGACGCGGGAAATCGCCGAGAACTCTCACATCTTTCGCACACTTGGCCTCGGCTACGCCAACCTTGGCTCGCTCATTATGAGCTACGGCCTGTCTTACGACTCGGACGAGGGCCGTGCGCTGGCTGGGGCGATTGCTGCGCTGATGACAGGCCATGCGTATGAGCAATCGGCCCAAATTGCCAGCGTCATGGGTCCATTCAAGGGTTATCGAGATGCTCGGTGTGCCCATGTCACGTCGCCGCAGGCCGAGGACAACGTGGAATCCATGCTAAGCGTGATCCAGCAGCACCTCGAGGCGGTGGAGCAGATACAGCCGAGCCAGGAATTTGACTACCTGAAGAACGAAGCGCGCAAGACGTGGGAGCAGACGCTTGTCCGAGGCCGCGCCTCCGGTTATCGGAATGCGCAAGTGACCGTGCTGGCGCCGACCGGCACCATTGCCTTCCTGATGGATTGTGACACGACGGGAATCGAACCTGACATCGCGCTGGTCAAGTACAAGCTGCTGGCCGGTGGCGGAATGTTGAACATTGTCAACCGCACGGTGCCCGAAGCGTTGCGCCGCCTGGGCTACGGCGCTCCGGAATCGGAGCGCATCATCGCGCATATCAAGAAGTACGACACAATTGAAGACGTTGTAGAGGGTGGCAAGACCACCAAGAGCGGGTTAAAGCCTGAGCATCTGCCGGTGTTTGATTGCGCATTCAAGCCGTACCGTGGCCAGCGAAGCATTCATTACCTGGGCCACCTTAGAATGATGGCAGCCGTGCAGCCCTTCATCAGCGGAGCGATTTCCAAGACGGTCAATATGCCGAATGAAAGCACGGTCGAGGACATTCGCGATGCCTACGTGCAGGCGTGGAAGATGGGCCTCAAGTGCGTGGCTATCTATCGAGACGGCTCAAAGCGTTCGCAACCGTTGAATACAAAACGCACGAGCGAAGGTGGGGACAAGGCACCTACTGCGGACGTTTCCGTGCTCGAGGCGCGGGTCAAGGATCTGGAAGCTGAAGTCACCGACCTCGCCGCACAGGCGGGCAAGCCGTTGCGCCGCCGCCTTTCGGACACGCGCACTGCCATCACCCACAAGTTCGACATTGCCGGCCACGAAGGGTACCTGACCGTCGGTCTGTTTGAATCCGGTCAGCCGGGAGAGTTGTTTATCACAATGGCCAAAGAAGGTTCGACCATTGGCGGGTTGATGGATGGCATCGGCACCTTGACGAGCCTGGCACTGCAATATGGTGTGCCTTTGGAGGCCTTGGTTCGGAAGTTCGCCCATGTGCGCTTCGAGCCTTCGGGCTTCACGAAGAATCCTGATATCCGGAACGCTGCTTCAATCACGGATTACGTGTTCCGGTGGATGGCGGTGCAATTCGTGCCCGGTTTTCGGGAAGCCAATTCACCAAATCGCAACCAACCGGAACTGGCGATCCCGGGGTTGCAGGAGGAAGTCAAGAAGAAGGTGAATCGGCCCGTGCCGGACTTGGCTATTGCGGAGGATACTGAAATTGTGGATAAGAACCCCGCCCACGGTGGCAATGGGAAGGGACATTCAACCGCCAAACCCACGCCTCCCGAGCGCAGCGTTAAGACCATTAGTGATTCCGTGGCGCACTTTCAACAGGATGCGCCCGCTTGTCCGAACTGTGGCCACGTTACTGTGCGGAATGGTGCCTGCTACAAGTGCCTCAACTGTGGCGAGAGTCTCGGGTGTTCATAG
- a CDS encoding DNA-3-methyladenine glycosylase — MTSTFRALPRRLYEPSAAAVAPALLGHWLVRRTADGLCGGLIVETEAYLADDPACHGAPGPTARNRAMFGEPGHAYVYFIYGNHYCMNAVCRPAGVAEAVLIRAVETNLGEKLMRERRPVEATRNLTNGPGKLCLAMDIERDLDGADLCNAQSPVFIARNPAAARFRRERGPLVATRRVGLTKAADLPLRFYLAGSAFVSQRKLGQSR, encoded by the coding sequence ATGACGAGCACTTTCAGGGCGCTACCGAGGCGGCTTTACGAACCGTCGGCGGCGGCAGTGGCGCCAGCGTTGCTGGGGCATTGGCTGGTACGGCGGACGGCGGACGGGCTATGCGGCGGGCTGATCGTGGAAACGGAGGCGTATTTGGCAGACGATCCCGCCTGTCATGGCGCACCGGGGCCCACAGCGCGCAACCGAGCGATGTTTGGAGAACCCGGGCACGCTTACGTTTACTTCATTTATGGCAACCACTACTGCATGAACGCTGTCTGCCGTCCGGCAGGTGTGGCGGAGGCAGTGCTCATTCGGGCGGTAGAAACCAACCTCGGCGAGAAGCTCATGCGGGAGCGGAGGCCGGTCGAGGCCACGCGGAACCTGACCAACGGTCCGGGAAAGCTGTGCCTGGCGATGGACATTGAACGCGACCTCGATGGGGCGGACCTGTGCAATGCACAATCGCCAGTGTTCATCGCCAGGAACCCCGCGGCGGCGAGGTTCCGCCGAGAGCGGGGACCGCTAGTCGCGACCCGGCGGGTCGGGCTGACAAAGGCGGCGGATCTTCCCCTGCGATTCTACCTAGCGGGAAGCGCGTTCGTATCGCAGCGGAAGCTCGGGCAGAGCAGATGA
- a CDS encoding MFS transporter encodes MGQRIFVLSREPALRELLGATASDDKVKYWGGIATLLMMVGWATGGILFGMMSDRYGRVKAMVTTLLAYTVFSGLSGFSRSGIEFLIYRLLFGLGVGGMFGAATTLVAESVPKHFRTLALGSMQALSAFGNMLASGLSFKITPGIEGFWGSYSGWQVLSFVSVFPAVLALPMLLFLKEPQAWIKAKAEAASGGSAKRVGSFADLFQHPRWRKSTLIGICLGVAGMVGLWGIAFFSPELITTAFQNRPMQVGEVLQPAELCAALKSPANPAISHLKAKLSPDVVTQLESVESGKEVAPATVQALVADLNRVIQQDNLHDQAAFQSVELKKGTRNLIQLVQKGGQKQNIISLNRQLVEHLFPGAIRELQQTIDKTRSRGTLLQDVGALLGMLAFTFAAAWLSRRTAFLGAFVLCLCSVSYVFYALKTETDVLWMLPLMGFATLSCFAGYSIYFPEIFPTRLRGTGVGFCYNTVRYLAAPFPFMLGWLSTLMPFRTVAVIMSAIYLVGIVALIWAPETKGQPLPED; translated from the coding sequence ATGGGCCAGCGGATCTTCGTGCTGTCACGAGAACCGGCCCTGAGGGAGTTGCTTGGAGCTACCGCTTCGGACGACAAGGTCAAATACTGGGGGGGCATTGCCACCCTGCTCATGATGGTCGGTTGGGCGACGGGCGGCATCCTCTTCGGCATGATGAGCGACCGATATGGCCGAGTAAAGGCGATGGTCACCACCCTGCTCGCCTACACGGTTTTCTCCGGGCTGTCCGGCTTCTCACGCTCGGGAATCGAGTTCCTGATTTATCGGCTTCTGTTTGGGTTAGGAGTGGGCGGGATGTTCGGCGCGGCTACTACGCTGGTGGCGGAGAGCGTGCCAAAGCATTTTCGCACTTTGGCGCTCGGCTCGATGCAGGCGCTGTCTGCGTTCGGTAATATGCTGGCCTCCGGGTTGAGCTTCAAGATCACTCCCGGCATTGAGGGTTTCTGGGGTTCCTACAGTGGCTGGCAGGTATTGTCCTTTGTCAGTGTTTTTCCTGCGGTACTGGCGCTTCCAATGCTGTTGTTCTTGAAGGAACCGCAAGCATGGATCAAGGCCAAGGCGGAAGCAGCAAGCGGCGGCTCGGCTAAACGAGTTGGATCTTTTGCCGATCTATTCCAGCATCCGCGCTGGCGCAAGAGCACATTAATTGGTATCTGCCTGGGAGTTGCGGGCATGGTTGGTTTGTGGGGGATCGCGTTCTTCTCGCCGGAGCTGATCACCACCGCCTTCCAGAATCGCCCCATGCAGGTCGGAGAAGTCCTCCAGCCGGCCGAACTCTGTGCCGCCTTGAAATCTCCAGCCAACCCGGCCATCAGCCACCTTAAGGCAAAGCTCTCGCCCGATGTGGTGACGCAGTTGGAGAGCGTCGAAAGCGGCAAGGAAGTCGCACCTGCGACCGTGCAGGCTCTGGTGGCGGACCTTAACCGTGTCATCCAGCAGGACAACCTCCACGACCAAGCGGCCTTCCAATCCGTGGAACTGAAAAAGGGAACCCGCAACCTGATCCAGCTCGTTCAGAAGGGCGGCCAGAAACAAAACATCATCTCGCTCAACCGCCAACTGGTGGAACACCTCTTCCCCGGCGCCATTCGCGAGTTGCAGCAGACCATTGATAAGACCCGCAGCCGCGGCACACTTCTGCAGGACGTGGGCGCGTTGCTCGGAATGTTGGCGTTCACGTTCGCCGCCGCCTGGTTAAGCCGCCGCACAGCCTTTCTCGGCGCATTTGTCCTTTGTCTCTGCTCAGTGTCGTATGTCTTCTATGCGCTGAAAACGGAGACCGATGTGCTCTGGATGCTGCCGCTGATGGGCTTTGCAACGCTGTCGTGCTTTGCGGGCTACTCGATCTACTTCCCCGAGATCTTTCCCACCCGCCTGCGCGGGACTGGGGTTGGCTTCTGCTACAACACCGTCCGCTATCTCGCGGCGCCCTTTCCATTTATGCTGGGCTGGTTGAGCACACTAATGCCCTTCCGCACCGTTGCCGTCATTATGTCCGCGATTTACTTGGTAGGGATTGTGGCATTGATTTGGGCACCAGAAACCAAGGGTCAGCCCTTGCCGGAAGACTAA
- the der gene encoding ribosome biogenesis GTPase Der: MPGLIAIVGRPNVGKSALFNRIAGRRIAIVHDQPGVTRDRITAELEWGGQPFTLVDTGGIGLLRREKALDVIVKAAMEQVELAVEAADVIILVVNVQEGVVPLDREAAARLRGGGKPVLVAVNKVDSERMEAGVVEFSELGFEQLFPVSAIHGEGIEPLMKAAMAEIKAEVRVGIPAGPEDLDADHALPNTARAPLKLAIVGRPNVGKSSIINALTKSARVVVSPIPGTTRDAVDVPFEVETEGVRQSYVLIDTAGLRKTRRVDDSIEFFSVKRAEQSIARCDIALFVLDAESGITEQDKKIADRIVEERKACIVVMNKWDLMDDAVRQARQEEIERRRQRKYRNAAHIMTTLAEFGEWVQERLFFLDYAPVIFTSALSGFNLDRLLEAVRYVAAQLQQTISTAILNRTLRDAVEHRQPISAQGHRLKFFYATQVKQAPPTFLLFVNRDELFSDQYRKYLADRMRSSFGYEGCPIVLVAKPRPKPVEPVRKFKRRSEHASH, translated from the coding sequence ATGCCGGGGCTGATCGCCATCGTCGGCCGGCCCAACGTCGGCAAATCGGCTCTGTTCAACCGCATCGCGGGCCGGCGCATCGCCATTGTGCATGATCAGCCTGGGGTCACCCGTGACCGCATCACGGCGGAGCTGGAATGGGGCGGACAGCCATTCACCCTCGTGGATACCGGCGGCATTGGTTTGCTGCGTCGCGAAAAGGCGCTTGATGTCATTGTCAAAGCCGCGATGGAGCAGGTTGAGTTGGCTGTCGAGGCGGCCGATGTCATCATTCTGGTGGTCAACGTTCAGGAAGGCGTGGTGCCGCTGGACCGCGAAGCCGCCGCACGGTTGCGCGGCGGCGGCAAGCCGGTCCTGGTCGCCGTCAACAAGGTGGACTCCGAGCGGATGGAAGCTGGCGTCGTGGAATTCTCCGAACTCGGTTTTGAGCAGCTCTTTCCCGTCAGTGCGATACATGGCGAAGGGATTGAACCACTGATGAAAGCGGCGATGGCGGAAATCAAAGCCGAGGTCAGAGTCGGAATCCCGGCCGGGCCTGAGGATCTCGACGCGGATCACGCCTTGCCTAACACAGCTCGCGCCCCTCTCAAGCTCGCGATCGTCGGCCGCCCCAATGTGGGCAAGTCTTCCATCATCAATGCGTTAACGAAATCCGCACGAGTCGTTGTGAGTCCAATTCCGGGCACGACGCGAGACGCCGTGGACGTGCCATTCGAGGTTGAAACCGAGGGCGTGCGGCAGAGTTATGTGCTGATTGACACGGCCGGCCTGCGCAAGACCCGGCGTGTTGACGACTCGATAGAGTTCTTCAGTGTTAAGCGGGCTGAACAGTCCATCGCCCGGTGCGACATCGCCCTATTCGTGCTCGACGCGGAATCCGGAATCACGGAGCAGGACAAGAAGATCGCCGACCGGATTGTGGAGGAACGCAAGGCATGCATTGTGGTGATGAACAAGTGGGACCTGATGGACGACGCCGTTCGCCAGGCGCGCCAGGAGGAAATCGAGCGCCGACGACAAAGAAAGTACCGGAATGCAGCCCACATCATGACCACCCTTGCCGAGTTCGGCGAATGGGTGCAGGAACGTTTGTTCTTCCTCGACTATGCGCCGGTGATATTCACCTCGGCCCTATCGGGTTTCAACCTCGATCGCCTGCTCGAAGCGGTCCGCTACGTTGCCGCCCAACTGCAACAGACCATCTCGACGGCAATCCTGAATCGAACCCTGCGCGATGCCGTTGAACACCGCCAACCCATCAGTGCTCAAGGCCACCGCCTTAAGTTCTTCTACGCAACGCAGGTCAAACAGGCGCCGCCGACGTTTCTGCTATTCGTAAACCGCGATGAACTCTTTTCCGACCAGTATAGGAAGTACCTTGCCGATCGGATGCGCTCTTCGTTTGGTTATGAGGGATGCCCCATAGTGCTGGTCGCGAAACCGCGCCCGAAGCCCGTTGAACCGGTTCGGAAGTTCAAGCGCCGGAGCGAGCATGCCTCGCATTAG
- a CDS encoding DNA-3-methyladenine glycosylase I has product MNPPNSLSPLPRCAWAKSPLSIQYHDQEWGVPQHDDRSLFEFLILEGAQAGLSWSTILKKRDNYRRAFEHFDPRKVACYNTGRIKRLLGNTGIVRNRLKITAAVGNAKAFLAIQEEFGSFDAYIWRFVDGQPIRNAWKTLQQIPVRTPESNVLSRDLLRRGFRFVGPTICYAFMQAVGMVNDHEVSCFRYREIG; this is encoded by the coding sequence ATGAACCCGCCCAATTCTTTGAGTCCCTTGCCGCGCTGCGCTTGGGCCAAAAGTCCGCTGAGCATCCAGTACCACGACCAGGAATGGGGCGTTCCGCAGCACGATGACCGGAGTCTATTCGAATTTCTCATACTCGAGGGCGCCCAAGCCGGGCTGAGCTGGTCCACCATTCTCAAGAAGCGTGACAACTATCGCCGCGCTTTCGAGCATTTCGATCCCCGGAAGGTTGCATGCTACAACACCGGCAGAATCAAGAGGCTACTCGGCAACACCGGTATCGTGCGCAACCGGCTGAAGATCACTGCGGCGGTCGGGAATGCCAAAGCGTTTTTGGCGATTCAGGAGGAATTCGGCAGTTTCGACGCCTACATCTGGCGTTTCGTAGACGGTCAGCCCATCCGGAATGCGTGGAAGACTCTCCAGCAGATTCCCGTGCGAACGCCCGAATCGAACGTGCTGAGCAGGGATTTGCTCCGGCGTGGATTCCGATTTGTCGGCCCGACAATTTGTTATGCTTTCATGCAGGCGGTTGGCATGGTCAACGACCACGAAGTCAGTTGCTTCCGCTATCGGGAGATTGGTTGA
- a CDS encoding PQQ-like beta-propeller repeat protein, with protein sequence MRSIGLGVLCGWALFGAHLFADDWPQWLGPRRDAVWREAGIVEKFPTNRLPVRWRTKVGGGYAGPSVALGRVYVADRQRIPAANRSGDLSDRGAPRSVERVLCLRETDGEVLWEHQYECPYTISYPAGPRVTPTVSEGKVYTLGAEGKLICLDAVSGEVLWSRDFKGELGIQAPMWGFAGHPLVEGQRLICLAGGAGTTVLAFEKHTGREIWRALSAEEPGYSSPILCEAGGRRQVILWHPEAVSSLDPETGLVYWSVPFKSRLGVTLATPRKLGDRLFFTTFYNGSLMLRLDSAKPGAVTAWRTLKMSEKETTHLNAVMCTPFLEAGHIYGVCSYGQLRCLNMETGERMWETFAATTSGGSVRWANAFIVKNGDRFFLFNEAGDLIIAKLSPIGYEEISRAHLIEPANKDCGRPVVWSHPAFANRRVYARNDQEIICVDLAQKR encoded by the coding sequence ATGCGGAGCATTGGTTTGGGCGTGCTGTGCGGTTGGGCTCTCTTCGGGGCTCACCTGTTCGCTGACGACTGGCCGCAATGGCTTGGCCCCAGGCGCGACGCTGTCTGGCGCGAGGCCGGCATCGTCGAGAAATTCCCCACAAACCGCCTCCCCGTCCGCTGGCGCACGAAAGTCGGCGGAGGCTACGCTGGCCCGAGCGTCGCCCTGGGGCGAGTCTATGTCGCCGACCGGCAGCGAATTCCGGCCGCCAACCGTTCAGGCGACTTGTCCGATCGCGGCGCCCCGCGCAGTGTCGAGCGGGTGCTTTGCCTGCGGGAAACGGACGGGGAAGTCCTTTGGGAACATCAATACGAATGTCCTTACACTATTAGCTATCCCGCGGGGCCGCGTGTCACACCGACAGTCAGCGAGGGCAAAGTCTATACGTTGGGAGCCGAAGGAAAGCTCATCTGCCTGGACGCGGTTAGCGGCGAAGTCCTTTGGTCGCGGGACTTCAAGGGGGAGCTTGGCATCCAAGCGCCAATGTGGGGATTCGCAGGCCATCCGCTGGTGGAAGGCCAGCGGCTGATTTGCCTGGCGGGCGGTGCGGGCACGACGGTGCTCGCGTTTGAGAAGCATACCGGCCGGGAAATCTGGCGGGCATTGAGCGCCGAGGAGCCGGGCTACAGCTCACCGATTTTGTGCGAGGCAGGTGGCAGACGGCAGGTCATACTTTGGCATCCGGAAGCGGTCAGTTCGCTCGACCCGGAAACCGGCCTGGTCTATTGGTCGGTGCCCTTCAAGTCGCGCCTTGGCGTTACCCTCGCCACGCCGCGCAAACTGGGCGACCGGCTCTTCTTCACCACGTTCTACAATGGTTCGCTGATGCTGCGGCTTGACTCGGCGAAACCCGGCGCGGTTACCGCATGGCGCACGTTAAAAATGAGCGAGAAGGAGACAACGCACCTCAACGCTGTCATGTGCACGCCGTTCCTCGAAGCCGGGCACATTTACGGCGTATGCAGCTACGGGCAATTGCGATGCCTGAACATGGAAACGGGGGAGCGGATGTGGGAGACATTCGCGGCTACGACCTCCGGTGGTTCGGTCCGTTGGGCCAATGCCTTCATTGTGAAGAACGGTGACCGCTTCTTCCTGTTCAACGAGGCAGGCGATCTCATCATCGCGAAGCTCAGCCCGATCGGCTACGAGGAGATCAGCCGCGCTCACCTGATCGAACCCGCGAACAAGGATTGCGGCCGGCCAGTGGTATGGTCGCATCCGGCCTTTGCCAACCGGCGTGTTTATGCGCGCAACGACCAGGAGATTATCTGCGTGGATCTGGCCCAAAAACGCTGA
- a CDS encoding DUF1080 domain-containing protein, translated as MTKKMRDLWIHALCGGLLLLGVASCSIPAQPKHGIELFNGKDLGGWQYVLAEPDVSMSRVWSVQDGVLTCQGKPLGFLYRGPAVTNFRLVVEYRWPPGTEPSNSGIFTRLTEPFKPLPCTYEVQLKHGSAGDVIGLQGKSIAAGQPRFFEVKKHAVAGDIAGVAKTLDAENPPGEWNRVEILTQGTTCQVWVNGKLVNQVNGLQVVSGPVGIQSEGGLVQFRRVELTPLD; from the coding sequence ATGACAAAGAAGATGAGAGACCTCTGGATTCACGCGCTGTGTGGCGGGCTGCTCCTGCTTGGAGTCGCTTCGTGCTCAATTCCCGCGCAGCCTAAACACGGCATCGAGCTGTTCAACGGGAAAGACCTTGGCGGCTGGCAATATGTGCTCGCTGAGCCCGACGTCAGTATGAGCCGGGTGTGGAGCGTGCAAGACGGTGTGCTAACCTGCCAGGGCAAACCGCTGGGCTTCTTATATCGAGGTCCTGCGGTGACCAATTTTCGATTGGTGGTCGAGTATCGTTGGCCGCCGGGCACTGAACCCAGCAACAGCGGCATCTTCACCCGCCTTACTGAACCCTTTAAGCCTCTGCCCTGCACCTACGAGGTGCAATTGAAACACGGCAGCGCGGGCGATGTGATTGGGCTGCAAGGCAAATCCATCGCGGCGGGCCAGCCCCGTTTCTTCGAGGTGAAGAAGCACGCGGTCGCGGGCGACATCGCCGGTGTCGCCAAGACGCTGGATGCTGAGAACCCTCCCGGCGAATGGAATCGGGTGGAAATCCTGACGCAAGGCACGACCTGCCAGGTCTGGGTGAACGGCAAGCTGGTCAATCAGGTCAATGGACTCCAGGTGGTGTCGGGACCGGTGGGAATCCAGTCGGAGGGGGGATTGGTGCAGTTCCGGCGGGTTGAGTTGACGCCGCTGGACTGA